In one window of Nocardia brasiliensis DNA:
- a CDS encoding SDR family oxidoreductase, whose protein sequence is MVQSLQGKSAVVAAGAKNLGGLISRTLGERGVNVVVHYNSDSTEPEADKTVAAIEAAGAKAVKFQADLTVPDNVTRLFAVAVDAFGGVDIAVNTVGKVLRKPIVETTEEEYDSMFAINAKSAYFFLKEAGKNLNDNGRVVTVVTSLLAAFTDGYSTYAGGKAPVEHFTRAAAKEFAPRLISVNTVAPGPMDTPFFYGQETPERVEFHKSQALGNSLTKIEDIAPLVEFLVGDGWWITGQTILANGGYTTR, encoded by the coding sequence GTGGTACAGAGTTTGCAGGGCAAGTCCGCTGTGGTCGCGGCGGGTGCGAAGAATCTGGGCGGGCTGATCAGCCGCACGCTGGGCGAGCGCGGCGTGAACGTGGTCGTGCACTACAACAGCGACAGCACCGAACCGGAAGCCGACAAGACCGTCGCCGCGATCGAGGCGGCCGGCGCCAAGGCCGTGAAATTCCAGGCGGATCTGACGGTGCCGGACAATGTGACACGGCTGTTCGCTGTCGCCGTCGACGCATTCGGCGGCGTGGATATCGCGGTGAACACCGTCGGAAAGGTCTTGCGCAAACCGATCGTCGAGACAACCGAGGAAGAGTACGACTCGATGTTCGCGATCAACGCCAAGTCCGCCTACTTCTTCCTCAAGGAGGCGGGCAAGAATCTCAACGACAACGGTCGCGTGGTCACCGTGGTCACCTCGCTGCTGGCCGCGTTCACCGACGGTTACTCCACCTACGCGGGCGGTAAGGCACCGGTCGAACACTTCACCCGGGCGGCCGCGAAGGAGTTCGCGCCCCGCCTGATCTCGGTGAACACGGTCGCGCCCGGCCCGATGGACACCCCGTTCTTCTACGGCCAGGAAACGCCGGAGCGCGTGGAGTTCCACAAGTCGCAGGCGCTCGGTAATAGCCTGACCAAGATCGAGGATATCGCCCCGCTGGTGGAATTCCTGGTCGGCGACGGCTGGTGGATCACCGGGCAGACCATTCTCGCCAACGGCGGATACACCACCCGCTGA
- a CDS encoding cupin domain-containing protein, with product MPIITAAQAPRFENDHASFIGLAAPSRGATENCAWRLILKPGVDAPPHALDREEIFVAVSGAMNVTIDGETHTVATGDALVVPAHQQFAMTNPHDEPFEAIVVLPVGGHGLLPGQPPITAPWMR from the coding sequence ATGCCCATCATCACCGCCGCGCAAGCGCCCCGCTTCGAGAACGACCACGCGAGCTTCATCGGCTTGGCCGCGCCAAGCCGTGGCGCGACCGAGAACTGCGCTTGGCGGCTGATCCTGAAGCCCGGCGTCGACGCGCCGCCGCACGCCCTCGACCGGGAGGAGATCTTCGTCGCGGTGTCCGGCGCGATGAACGTCACCATCGACGGCGAAACCCACACCGTCGCAACGGGAGACGCCCTTGTCGTGCCCGCGCACCAGCAGTTCGCCATGACCAACCCGCACGACGAACCGTTCGAAGCCATCGTGGTGCTGCCGGTCGGCGGGCACGGTCTCCTTCCGGGACAGCCGCCGATTACCGCCCCGTGGATGCGCTGA
- a CDS encoding cupin domain-containing protein, whose protein sequence is MPLIKSDDAPTFEAPLMTAVGLAAPSRGSTENSVWRFTLHPGNPGHAHAVSREEIFVALSGRAQVTIDGATHDLCAGDALIVPAHTVFRIAVPGDEPFDAVAILPVGAYAQAPGGAPISPPWAQ, encoded by the coding sequence TTGCCACTCATCAAATCTGACGACGCCCCCACCTTCGAGGCCCCGCTCATGACCGCCGTCGGCCTCGCCGCACCGAGCCGGGGGTCCACCGAGAACAGCGTCTGGCGATTCACGCTGCACCCGGGCAATCCCGGGCACGCCCATGCCGTGTCCCGCGAGGAGATCTTCGTCGCCCTGTCCGGGCGCGCCCAGGTCACGATCGACGGCGCGACCCACGACCTCTGCGCGGGCGACGCGCTGATCGTGCCCGCACACACCGTTTTCCGTATCGCCGTGCCCGGCGACGAGCCGTTCGACGCCGTGGCGATCCTGCCGGTCGGCGCGTACGCCCAGGCGCCCGGCGGCGCGCCGATCAGCCCGCCGTGGGCCCAATAG
- a CDS encoding MarR family winged helix-turn-helix transcriptional regulator — translation MDFGIMLGQAYQGFVRQLHEHLAARGFHPTGASYGYVLRALAESPRTASQLGAQLGITAQGGAKVVDEMVRHGYVERRPDPADKRAKIVHLSGRGRDMLRTAREFHADYERRLAARVGAERVATVRAVLTEIIAEGADPQGDRTFRPL, via the coding sequence ATGGATTTCGGGATCATGCTCGGACAGGCCTATCAAGGGTTCGTGCGGCAGCTACACGAGCATCTCGCCGCACGCGGTTTCCACCCGACCGGGGCTTCCTACGGCTACGTGCTCCGCGCCCTCGCGGAAAGCCCGCGCACCGCAAGCCAGTTGGGCGCGCAGCTGGGCATCACGGCACAGGGCGGTGCGAAGGTGGTCGACGAGATGGTCCGGCACGGCTATGTCGAGCGTCGGCCGGACCCGGCCGACAAGCGCGCCAAGATCGTGCACCTGTCCGGCCGCGGGCGCGACATGCTGCGTACGGCAAGGGAGTTCCACGCCGACTACGAGCGGCGACTGGCGGCCCGGGTCGGCGCGGAGCGCGTCGCCACCGTGCGCGCCGTGCTCACCGAAATCATCGCCGAGGGTGCGGATCCGCAGGGGGACCGGACTTTTCGTCCCCTCTGA
- a CDS encoding S-(hydroxymethyl)mycothiol dehydrogenase, translating to MAQTVVGVVAKSAGAPVELAEIVVPDPGPGEVVVRVQACGVCHTDANHRDGIVGADFPYLLGHEAAGTVESVGPGVTDLAPGDFVILNWRAVCGGCRACRKGKLWNCSTPLTAGTPSTLADGTPLTSVLGLGALAEKALVHARQCTRVEPDIAPAAAAVIGCGIATGVGAALWTGAVERGDTVAIIGCAGIGSAAVAGAGIAGAEKIIAVDSDQRRLDWARQFGATHFVDTRTTEPVARIRELTDGYGADVVIDAVGRLETWKQAFYSRAVAGTVVQLGVPTPDVVLDIPLFDLRVGGGSLKSSWYGDCLPSRDFPFLVGLYRQGRLDLDAYVTETVTLDRVEEAFRKLRDEQVLRSVVLL from the coding sequence ATGGCGCAGACCGTTGTCGGTGTCGTAGCCAAATCGGCGGGTGCCCCCGTCGAGCTGGCCGAGATCGTGGTGCCGGATCCAGGGCCCGGTGAGGTCGTGGTGCGCGTACAGGCGTGCGGGGTGTGCCACACGGACGCGAACCATCGCGACGGGATCGTCGGTGCAGACTTCCCGTATCTCCTCGGGCACGAGGCCGCAGGCACCGTGGAGTCCGTCGGTCCCGGCGTGACCGATCTCGCGCCCGGAGACTTCGTGATCCTCAACTGGCGCGCCGTCTGCGGCGGCTGCCGCGCGTGTCGAAAAGGCAAGCTGTGGAACTGTTCCACGCCGCTGACCGCGGGCACACCGAGCACGCTCGCCGACGGCACCCCGCTCACCTCGGTGCTCGGCCTCGGCGCGCTCGCCGAGAAGGCGCTCGTGCACGCCAGGCAGTGCACCAGGGTCGAACCGGACATCGCGCCCGCGGCGGCCGCGGTGATCGGTTGCGGCATCGCGACCGGGGTGGGCGCCGCGCTGTGGACCGGGGCGGTCGAGCGCGGCGACACCGTCGCGATCATCGGCTGTGCGGGGATCGGCAGCGCCGCCGTCGCCGGGGCCGGCATCGCGGGGGCGGAGAAGATCATCGCGGTCGACTCGGATCAGCGCAGGCTGGACTGGGCCCGGCAGTTCGGTGCCACGCACTTCGTCGACACGCGAACCACGGAACCGGTGGCTCGTATCCGGGAGCTCACCGACGGCTACGGCGCCGACGTGGTGATCGATGCGGTCGGCCGCCTCGAGACCTGGAAGCAGGCCTTCTACAGCCGCGCCGTGGCGGGCACGGTCGTCCAGCTCGGCGTTCCCACGCCCGATGTGGTGCTGGACATCCCGCTGTTCGATCTGCGGGTCGGCGGCGGATCGCTCAAATCGTCCTGGTACGGCGATTGCCTTCCGTCCCGGGACTTTCCGTTCCTGGTCGGCCTGTACCGGCAGGGCAGGCTCGATCTGGACGCCTACGTGACCGAGACCGTCACCCTCGATCGAGTGGAGGAGGCGTTTCGAAAGTTACGTGACGAGCAGGTACTGCGCTCGGTCGTGCTGCTGTGA
- a CDS encoding PucR family transcriptional regulator, with product MSASGSDDVTASVRRITAALSGELPELTVEMVELMADQVPELRGPDVEELLLALLRANIGTQVDHLARGVALELSAPSAEVVQLTRALAHRRVPLHAVLRGFRICTHFMVGRWTDAVAVHGVPAAVAVDVIKSGITEALDRAELVTERLVEEYRGADERLARERALARVEDVRRLLSDAAVDAAAAGNRLGYRLSGRHVALVVRDHTEGLTAGGAIDAALRKLVPPGHGLAVRVDLRTAWCWLPSPPDDPVRVAAPDDSILVAMGCPATGLDGFRRSHRQAVEAMRVAELAHRPPGTVTAYADIDVAALCSSDPERCREFISTQLGGLGADDPATGRLRDTLRAFYAANSNYRATAARLGLHHNTIRYRLEQAEHVLGHPVGERRLAVELALHLAHTLGSDAA from the coding sequence ATGAGCGCATCAGGTTCTGATGACGTAACGGCCTCGGTCCGCCGAATTACGGCGGCGTTGTCCGGTGAGCTGCCTGAGCTCACCGTCGAAATGGTGGAATTGATGGCCGACCAGGTGCCGGAATTGCGCGGACCTGATGTCGAAGAGCTCCTGCTGGCGCTCCTGCGCGCGAATATCGGCACACAGGTGGACCATTTGGCGCGCGGTGTCGCCCTGGAATTGTCGGCCCCCTCCGCCGAGGTCGTGCAGTTGACCAGGGCACTCGCGCACCGCCGCGTTCCGCTGCACGCGGTGCTGCGCGGCTTCCGGATCTGCACGCATTTCATGGTCGGGCGCTGGACCGATGCCGTCGCGGTGCACGGGGTGCCCGCGGCAGTGGCCGTCGATGTGATCAAATCCGGTATCACCGAGGCACTCGACCGCGCGGAGCTCGTCACCGAGCGGCTCGTCGAGGAATACCGCGGTGCGGATGAACGGCTCGCCCGGGAACGGGCGCTGGCGCGGGTAGAGGATGTGCGCCGCTTACTCTCCGATGCCGCGGTGGATGCCGCGGCCGCCGGAAATCGGTTGGGCTATCGGCTATCCGGGCGACATGTCGCACTTGTCGTGCGCGATCACACCGAGGGGCTGACGGCAGGCGGTGCGATCGACGCGGCGCTGCGTAAGCTCGTGCCCCCTGGCCATGGGCTCGCGGTGCGGGTCGATCTGCGCACCGCGTGGTGCTGGCTACCCAGCCCGCCCGACGACCCGGTGCGCGTCGCGGCGCCGGACGATTCGATTCTGGTCGCGATGGGTTGCCCGGCAACCGGATTGGACGGCTTCCGGCGCAGTCATCGCCAGGCCGTCGAGGCGATGCGCGTCGCCGAACTCGCGCACCGCCCACCGGGCACGGTCACCGCGTACGCCGACATCGATGTGGCCGCACTGTGTTCGAGCGATCCGGAGAGATGCCGCGAGTTCATCAGTACCCAGCTCGGCGGGCTCGGCGCCGACGATCCCGCGACCGGACGACTGCGCGACACCCTGCGCGCGTTCTACGCCGCCAACAGCAACTACCGCGCGACCGCCGCGCGGCTCGGGTTGCACCACAACACGATTCGCTATCGCCTGGAACAGGCCGAACACGTGCTCGGCCACCCGGTCGGCGAACGACGCCTGGCCGTCGAGCTGGCGCTGCATCTCGCGCACACGCTCGGCAGCGACGCCGCGTGA
- a CDS encoding DoxX family protein: MMFRFCVVYFGLYCLLVTPMWFPVLGLLNRWTRHYTGPWLPLTDPVTGWVGSTVFGVDAVLRRDSGAGDQMAVWVLVFCLFVVAMVATSIWTFFERAGSSPRLLAWFTLFVRVLLAGQMVSFGFAKVFLYQMPGPALAQLLRPYGELSPASVLWLQVGSSHPYEMTLGAVEVVAGLLLFVPRTAVLGAALSLASMAQVLLLNLTFDIPEKLLAGHLLLFSVFLLAPYLRRLIDVFVRQRACAPLTQPALFADDRRNRVAVWLQVALGIWIVVGSGFDGWTVWQRQNDADRPKSELYGIWEVREFSVDGHPIPPLTTDPNRWQRIVFDAPEAATYQRMNGELVPARAEFGPDARFDLTTIDEKAGQQTPFATLAADRSDRDHLVLRGQLHDRPVVITLDRVDHDAFTLRSRGFHWVQDYPYFR; encoded by the coding sequence ATGATGTTCCGCTTCTGCGTTGTCTACTTCGGCTTGTATTGCCTGCTCGTCACGCCGATGTGGTTCCCGGTGCTCGGCCTGCTCAACCGCTGGACCCGGCACTACACCGGCCCGTGGCTGCCGCTGACCGACCCGGTCACCGGCTGGGTGGGCAGCACGGTCTTCGGCGTGGACGCGGTGCTGCGTCGGGACTCCGGCGCCGGCGACCAGATGGCTGTCTGGGTGCTGGTGTTCTGCCTGTTCGTCGTCGCGATGGTCGCCACCTCGATCTGGACCTTCTTCGAGCGCGCCGGTTCCTCGCCGCGGCTGCTCGCCTGGTTCACGCTGTTCGTTCGCGTGCTGCTGGCCGGGCAGATGGTGAGCTTCGGCTTCGCCAAAGTGTTTCTCTACCAGATGCCCGGTCCCGCCTTGGCGCAACTGCTGCGGCCCTATGGTGAGCTGAGCCCGGCCTCGGTGCTGTGGTTGCAGGTCGGTAGTTCGCATCCGTACGAAATGACACTCGGCGCAGTGGAGGTCGTGGCCGGGCTGCTGTTGTTCGTACCGAGGACCGCGGTGCTCGGCGCGGCATTGAGCCTGGCGAGCATGGCCCAGGTCCTGCTGCTGAACCTGACCTTCGACATTCCCGAGAAGCTGCTGGCCGGTCATCTGCTGCTGTTCTCGGTATTCCTGCTGGCGCCGTACCTGCGGCGGCTGATCGACGTGTTCGTGCGGCAGCGCGCGTGCGCGCCGCTGACCCAACCCGCGCTGTTCGCCGACGACCGGAGAAACCGCGTCGCGGTGTGGCTGCAGGTGGCCCTCGGCATCTGGATCGTGGTCGGAAGCGGCTTCGACGGTTGGACGGTCTGGCAGCGGCAGAACGACGCCGACCGGCCGAAGTCCGAGCTGTACGGCATCTGGGAGGTGCGGGAGTTCAGCGTCGACGGCCACCCGATACCCCCGCTGACCACCGATCCGAACCGTTGGCAGCGCATCGTCTTCGACGCTCCCGAAGCCGCGACCTACCAACGAATGAACGGCGAACTGGTCCCCGCCCGCGCCGAGTTCGGCCCCGACGCGCGGTTCGACCTCACCACCATCGACGAAAAGGCCGGGCAGCAAACACCATTCGCGACCCTGGCCGCCGACCGATCGGACCGGGACCACCTGGTGCTGCGCGGGCAACTCCACGATCGGCCCGTGGTGATCACTCTCGACCGCGTCGACCACGACGCCTTCACCTTGCGCAGCCGCGGCTTCCACTGGGTGCAGGACTATCCATACTTCCGCTGA
- a CDS encoding M15 family metallopeptidase codes for MKPARRVRARILLALLIVGAPIAGIASYHSLTSMTSSAAKSLGEQFRPLRPAPTFGTTVFDDDTPSVANLDPELRAALRRAAVDAAADGIEFVVNSGWRSAPEQRQLLREAVAKYGSADEAARWVATPETSAHVSGDAVDIGPVASAAWLSQHGTAYGLCQIYDNEPWHFELRPEAVQYGCPARYADPTEDPRMQR; via the coding sequence ATGAAACCAGCCCGACGCGTTCGCGCGCGGATTCTGCTCGCCCTGCTAATCGTCGGCGCGCCGATCGCCGGCATCGCCTCCTACCACTCGCTCACCTCCATGACCTCGTCTGCCGCCAAGTCTCTCGGTGAGCAATTCCGTCCGCTCCGTCCGGCGCCGACGTTCGGCACGACCGTCTTCGACGACGACACGCCGTCGGTGGCCAATCTCGACCCCGAACTGCGCGCTGCCCTGCGCCGGGCCGCCGTGGACGCCGCGGCGGACGGTATCGAGTTCGTGGTCAACAGTGGCTGGCGTTCCGCACCGGAGCAGCGGCAATTGCTGCGGGAGGCGGTCGCGAAGTACGGCTCGGCCGACGAGGCCGCGCGCTGGGTGGCCACTCCCGAGACCTCCGCGCATGTCTCGGGGGACGCGGTGGACATCGGGCCGGTCGCGAGCGCGGCGTGGCTGTCCCAGCACGGCACCGCCTACGGACTGTGCCAGATCTACGACAACGAACCCTGGCACTTCGAACTTCGGCCCGAGGCCGTCCAATACGGCTGCCCGGCCCGCTACGCCGACCCCACCGAGGACCCGAGGATGCAGCGGTGA
- a CDS encoding response regulator transcription factor translates to MRVLIVEDEPYLAEAIRDGLRLEAIAADIAGDGDTALELLSINTYDIAVLDRDIPGPSGDEIAQRIVASGSGMPIMMLTAADRLDDKASGFGLGADDYLTKPFALQELVLRLRALDRRRAHSRPPVREIAGLRLDPFRREVYRDDRYVALTRKQFAVLEVLVAAEGGVVSAEELLERAWDENADPFTNAVRITVSALRKRLGEPWIIATVPGVGYRIDAGANGGDRE, encoded by the coding sequence ATGCGTGTATTGATCGTCGAGGACGAGCCCTATTTGGCCGAAGCCATCCGTGATGGCCTGCGCCTGGAAGCCATTGCCGCCGATATCGCCGGTGACGGCGATACGGCGCTGGAATTGTTGAGTATCAACACCTACGACATCGCGGTCCTGGACCGGGATATCCCCGGCCCGTCCGGCGACGAGATCGCCCAGCGCATCGTCGCCTCGGGCAGCGGCATGCCGATCATGATGCTCACCGCCGCCGATCGGCTCGATGACAAGGCGAGCGGATTCGGGCTCGGCGCCGACGACTACCTCACCAAACCGTTCGCGCTGCAAGAACTCGTGCTCCGGCTGCGCGCCCTCGACCGCCGCCGCGCGCACAGCAGGCCGCCCGTGCGGGAGATCGCGGGCCTGCGGTTGGACCCGTTCCGCAGGGAGGTCTACCGCGACGACCGCTATGTCGCGCTGACCCGCAAGCAGTTCGCGGTGCTCGAGGTACTCGTCGCGGCCGAGGGCGGGGTCGTCAGCGCCGAGGAACTGCTGGAACGCGCGTGGGACGAGAACGCCGACCCGTTCACCAACGCCGTCCGCATCACCGTCTCGGCGCTGCGCAAACGGCTCGGCGAGCCCTGGATCATCGCGACGGTGCCCGGTGTCGGGTATCGGATCGACGCCGGCGCGAACGGGGGAGACCGTGAATAG